The Streptomyces sp. CC0208 genome window below encodes:
- the lgt gene encoding prolipoprotein diacylglyceryl transferase produces MELAYIPSPAHGVYHLGLIPLRGYAFCIIIGVFVAVWLGNKRWIARGGRVGTVADIAVWAVPFGLLGGRLYHVITDYELYFSEGRDWVDAFKVWEGGLGIWGAIALGAVGAWIGCRRRGIPLPAWADALAPGIALAQAIGRWGNWFNQELYGKPTDLPWALHITSSTDGRVPGYYHPTFLYESLWCIGVALLVIWADRRFTLGHGRAFALYVAAYCTGRGWIEYMRIDDAHHILGVRLNVWTAIIVFLLAVTYFVLSAKKRPGREETVEPGATDDETEPGGDTEPGDAAASDEKADGDEKADGDEKAEADTTEVADEAGSAKKS; encoded by the coding sequence ATGGAACTTGCCTACATTCCCAGCCCGGCGCACGGGGTGTACCACCTCGGTCTCATCCCGCTGCGTGGCTACGCGTTCTGCATCATCATCGGCGTCTTCGTTGCCGTCTGGCTCGGCAACAAGCGCTGGATCGCCCGCGGCGGACGGGTCGGCACGGTGGCCGACATCGCGGTCTGGGCCGTGCCGTTCGGACTGCTCGGCGGCCGCCTCTACCACGTGATCACGGACTACGAGCTGTACTTCAGCGAGGGCCGTGACTGGGTGGACGCCTTCAAGGTCTGGGAAGGCGGCCTCGGCATCTGGGGCGCGATCGCGCTCGGTGCGGTGGGCGCGTGGATCGGCTGCCGCCGCCGGGGCATCCCGCTGCCCGCCTGGGCCGACGCCCTCGCCCCCGGTATCGCCCTCGCGCAGGCCATCGGCCGCTGGGGCAACTGGTTCAACCAGGAGCTGTACGGCAAGCCGACCGACCTGCCGTGGGCCCTGCACATCACGTCCTCCACGGACGGCCGGGTACCGGGCTACTACCACCCGACCTTCCTCTACGAGTCGCTGTGGTGCATCGGTGTCGCGCTGCTCGTCATCTGGGCCGACCGCCGCTTCACGCTTGGACACGGACGGGCGTTCGCGCTGTACGTCGCCGCGTACTGCACGGGGCGCGGCTGGATCGAGTACATGCGCATCGACGACGCCCACCACATCCTCGGGGTCCGGCTCAACGTCTGGACCGCGATCATCGTGTTCCTGCTCGCGGTGACGTACTTCGTGCTGTCGGCGAAGAAGCGGCCCGGCCGCGAGGAAACCGTCGAGCCGGGTGCCACCGACGACGAGACCGAGCCCGGCGGTGACACCGAGCCCGGCGACGCTGCCGCGAGCGACGAGAAGGCCGACGGCGACGAGAAGGCCGACGGCGACGAGAAGGCCGAGGCAGACACCACCGAGGTGGCCGACGAGGCCGGGTCGGCGAAGAAGAGCTGA
- a CDS encoding thioredoxin domain-containing protein, producing MSEKNREGKRTARERLAEERAKQKSAEKRRRVLIVGASVVCVLGLAAVVGVVAANSGKDKDSKSGPVVVPSGAKGQDSLAIPVGKEGARSTLVVWEDFRCPACKAFEAAYRPTVHELTGSGKLKVEYHLATIIDGNMGGTGSRNAANAAACAQDAGKFPGYHDVLYENQPDETSDDYAENEKLLDLAKKVDGLDTPAFRTCVEKGTHNSWVEKSAAAFRNGGFSGTPTVLLDGKNIYQDRTMTPAKLKQQVEAANKG from the coding sequence GTGAGCGAGAAGAACCGTGAGGGAAAGCGCACCGCCCGAGAGCGGCTGGCGGAGGAGCGCGCGAAGCAGAAGTCCGCGGAGAAGCGGCGCCGGGTGCTGATCGTGGGCGCGAGTGTGGTGTGCGTCCTCGGTCTCGCGGCGGTGGTCGGCGTCGTCGCGGCCAACTCCGGCAAGGACAAGGACAGCAAATCGGGCCCGGTCGTGGTGCCCTCGGGGGCGAAGGGCCAGGACAGTCTCGCCATCCCGGTCGGCAAGGAAGGCGCCAGGTCGACGCTCGTCGTCTGGGAGGACTTCCGCTGCCCGGCCTGCAAGGCCTTCGAGGCGGCGTACCGCCCGACCGTCCACGAGCTCACCGGATCCGGGAAGCTCAAGGTCGAGTACCACCTGGCGACGATCATCGACGGCAACATGGGCGGCACCGGCTCCCGCAACGCGGCCAACGCCGCGGCCTGCGCCCAGGACGCCGGGAAGTTCCCGGGGTACCACGACGTGCTGTACGAGAACCAGCCCGACGAAACCAGCGACGACTACGCCGAGAACGAGAAGCTGCTCGACCTGGCGAAGAAGGTCGACGGCCTCGACACGCCCGCGTTCCGCACCTGTGTCGAGAAGGGCACCCACAACAGCTGGGTGGAGAAGTCCGCGGCCGCCTTCCGCAACGGCGGCTTCTCCGGCACCCCGACCGTGCTGCTCGACGGCAAGAACATCTACCAGGACCGCACGATGACCCCGGCGAAGCTGAAACAGCAGGTGGAGGCCGCCAACAAGGGGTGA
- a CDS encoding DUF2752 domain-containing protein, which yields MADVNAETQRVVPRTGLAGRLAVPGGILAAVAGAFAYVGSVDPNQPGHYPVCPLYRITGLYCPGCGGLRSAHAFIHGDFLAALQDNAPAVLGYLGFAVLWTVWVVRAARGRPLELGLGPVHLWTAGTLLLVFTVVRNLPFGGWLHP from the coding sequence ATGGCGGACGTGAACGCCGAAACGCAGCGCGTGGTGCCCCGGACCGGCCTGGCGGGACGACTCGCCGTCCCGGGCGGGATCCTCGCGGCCGTCGCCGGGGCCTTCGCGTACGTGGGGAGCGTGGACCCCAACCAGCCCGGCCACTACCCCGTCTGCCCGCTCTACCGGATCACCGGCCTCTACTGCCCCGGCTGCGGCGGACTGCGCAGCGCGCACGCGTTCATCCACGGTGACTTCCTGGCCGCGCTCCAGGACAACGCGCCGGCCGTGCTGGGCTATCTGGGCTTCGCCGTGCTGTGGACCGTCTGGGTGGTCCGCGCGGCCCGCGGCCGGCCGCTGGAGCTCGGTCTGGGGCCGGTGCACCTGTGGACGGCGGGGACATTGCTGCTGGTCTTCACGGTTGTCCGGAACCTGCCCTTCGGTGGCTGGCTTCATCCTTGA
- the rbsK gene encoding ribokinase — MTHIAVLGSTNMDLVVYVEQAPRRGETVTGRDFRTIPGGKGANQAIAAARSGATVSMIGAVGDDGFGTRLRSTLEHSGVTTDHLRTVEGPSGTAHIVVDDEGGNAIVVIPGANGTVDRLVPGDEGLIASADALLLQLEIPLAAVLAGARTARAHGVRTILTPAPVQPLPPELLAATDLLVPNEHEAATLTGLADPFAAGAALLDRVPRVVITLGAAGSVYLTRDAEPLAVPAPRVTAVDSTGAGDTYVGALAVALGEERPIREAMTWAAAAAALSVQREGASASMPYRSEIEARYPS, encoded by the coding sequence ATGACCCACATCGCCGTGCTCGGCAGCACGAACATGGACCTGGTCGTCTACGTCGAACAGGCACCCCGGCGCGGAGAGACCGTCACCGGCAGGGACTTCCGTACGATCCCCGGTGGCAAGGGCGCCAACCAGGCGATCGCCGCGGCCCGCTCGGGTGCCACCGTCTCGATGATCGGCGCGGTCGGCGACGACGGCTTCGGCACCCGCCTGCGCTCCACCCTCGAACACTCCGGCGTCACCACCGACCACCTGCGCACCGTCGAGGGCCCTTCCGGCACCGCGCACATCGTCGTGGACGACGAGGGCGGCAACGCGATCGTCGTCATCCCCGGCGCGAACGGCACCGTCGACCGCCTCGTCCCCGGCGACGAGGGCCTGATCGCCTCCGCCGACGCCCTGCTCCTCCAGCTGGAGATCCCCCTGGCAGCGGTCCTCGCGGGCGCGCGGACGGCCCGCGCCCACGGTGTCCGTACGATCCTCACCCCCGCCCCGGTCCAGCCCCTGCCGCCCGAACTCCTCGCCGCCACCGACCTGTTGGTCCCCAACGAGCACGAGGCGGCCACCCTCACCGGCCTCGCCGACCCGTTCGCCGCGGGCGCCGCCCTCCTCGACCGGGTCCCGCGCGTGGTGATCACCCTGGGCGCGGCGGGCAGCGTGTATCTGACCCGGGACGCCGAACCCCTCGCCGTCCCCGCCCCGCGGGTCACCGCGGTGGACTCCACGGGTGCGGGCGACACCTACGTGGGCGCTCTCGCCGTAGCCCTCGGTGAGGAACGGCCGATCCGGGAGGCGATGACCTGGGCCGCCGCGGCGGCAGCGCTGTCCGTCCAGCGGGAAGGCGCCTCGGCGTCCATGCCCTACCGCTCCGAGATCGAGGCCCGGTACCCGTCATGA
- the trpA gene encoding tryptophan synthase subunit alpha: protein MSGNIQLLSDTLAAAKAEGRSALIAYLPAGFPTVHGGIEAIKAAFEGGADVVEVGLPHSDPVLDGPVIQTADDIALRGGVKIADVMRTVRETYEATGKPVLVMTYWNPIDRYGVERFTAELAEAGGAGCILPDLPVQESALWREHAEKQGLATVFVVAPSSKDARLAEITAAGSGFVYAASLMGVTGTRESVGAQAQDLVERTRAAGAGAALPVCVGLGVSNAEQAAEVAGFADGVIVGSAFVKRMLDAPDDKAGIEGVRALAGELAKGVRRQA, encoded by the coding sequence GTGAGCGGGAACATCCAGCTGCTGTCCGACACCCTCGCCGCCGCCAAGGCCGAGGGCCGGTCCGCGCTCATCGCCTACCTCCCGGCCGGGTTCCCGACCGTGCACGGCGGCATCGAGGCGATCAAGGCCGCCTTCGAGGGCGGCGCGGACGTCGTCGAGGTCGGTCTGCCGCACAGCGACCCCGTCCTCGACGGCCCCGTCATCCAGACGGCCGACGACATCGCCCTGCGCGGCGGCGTCAAGATCGCGGACGTCATGCGCACGGTCAGGGAGACCTACGAGGCCACCGGGAAGCCGGTGCTCGTGATGACGTACTGGAACCCCATCGACCGTTACGGCGTCGAGCGCTTCACCGCCGAACTCGCCGAGGCGGGCGGCGCCGGCTGCATCCTGCCCGACCTGCCTGTGCAGGAGTCGGCGCTGTGGAGGGAGCACGCCGAGAAGCAGGGGCTCGCCACGGTCTTCGTGGTCGCGCCCAGCAGCAAGGACGCGCGGCTCGCCGAGATCACCGCGGCCGGCAGCGGATTCGTGTACGCCGCCTCGCTGATGGGCGTCACGGGCACGCGTGAGTCGGTCGGGGCGCAGGCCCAGGACCTGGTCGAGCGCACCCGCGCCGCCGGTGCCGGGGCCGCGCTGCCCGTCTGCGTCGGGCTCGGTGTCTCCAACGCGGAGCAGGCCGCCGAGGTGGCCGGCTTCGCCGACGGCGTGATCGTCGGCTCGGCCTTCGTGAAGCGGATGCTGGACGCACCGGACGACAAGGCCGGCATCGAGGGCGTCCGCGCTCTCGCGGGCGAGCTGGCGAAGGGCGTGCGCCGGCAGGCGTAG
- a CDS encoding CoA ester lyase, which translates to MRPYPLTWLYVPGDRPETVTKALAAGADVVVVDLEDAVAPDRKRYAREATAERLSDPQPVPVHVRVNALDGPLAAADLAALAPLPGVCGLRLPKVTSPAQITRVARRTARTEGGGAPPLYALLESALGIERAYAIATAHPNLRGIALGEADLRADLGVRHDGGLDWSRSRVVVAARAATLPPPSQSVHPDIRDLEGLRTSCAHGRALGFLGRAAVHPRQLPVIERAFLPTQEEIEQAETIIKAAEAHQGAQALADGTFIDAAVVTQAHRTLSLADRA; encoded by the coding sequence GTGAGACCGTACCCACTGACCTGGCTCTACGTCCCCGGCGACCGCCCGGAGACCGTCACCAAGGCCCTCGCGGCCGGCGCCGACGTCGTGGTCGTCGACCTGGAGGACGCGGTCGCCCCCGACCGCAAGCGGTACGCCCGCGAGGCGACCGCCGAACGTCTCAGCGACCCCCAGCCGGTCCCGGTCCACGTCCGGGTGAACGCCCTCGACGGGCCCCTGGCGGCAGCGGACCTGGCAGCGCTCGCCCCGCTCCCGGGCGTCTGCGGTCTGCGCCTGCCCAAGGTCACCTCCCCCGCCCAGATCACCCGCGTCGCGCGCAGGACGGCCCGGACCGAAGGAGGCGGCGCCCCACCCCTGTACGCCCTCCTGGAATCAGCCCTGGGCATCGAGCGTGCCTACGCCATCGCCACCGCCCACCCGAACCTGCGGGGCATCGCCCTCGGCGAGGCGGACCTACGAGCCGACCTGGGCGTCCGACACGACGGGGGTCTGGACTGGTCCCGCTCCCGAGTGGTCGTGGCGGCGAGAGCGGCGACCCTTCCTCCCCCGTCCCAGTCGGTCCACCCCGACATCCGGGACCTGGAGGGCCTGAGGACGTCCTGCGCCCATGGCCGTGCCCTGGGCTTCCTGGGCCGGGCAGCCGTCCATCCCCGGCAACTCCCGGTGATCGAGCGCGCGTTCCTCCCCACGCAGGAGGAGATCGAGCAGGCGGAAACGATCATCAAAGCGGCGGAGGCCCACCAGGGGGCCCAGGCCCTCGCGGACGGTACGTTCATCGACGCGGCGGTGGTGACCCAGGCCCACCGCACCCTCTCCCTCGCCGACCGCGCCTGA
- a CDS encoding anthranilate synthase component I, translated as MDLEAFRKLATDRRVIPVTRKLLADGDTPVALYRKLAAERPGTFLLESAENGRSWSRYSFVGVRSAATLTARDGQAHWLGTPPVGLPVDGDPLAALRATIEALHTPHQEGLPPFTGGMVGYLGYDIVRRLEKIGPGERDDLKLPELTMLLTSDLAVMDHWEGSVLLIANAINHNDLETGVDEAHADAVARLDAMEADLSRAVAQPPAVLPPSELPEYTALWGGPDFQEAVEDIKERIRAGEAFQVVPSQRFETPCTASALDVYRVLRATNPSPYMYLFRFDGFDVVGSSPEALVKVEDGHAMVHPIAGTRWRGATPQEDQALADELLADPKERAEHLMLVDLGRNDLGRVCEPGSVEVVDFMSVERYSHVMHIVSTVTGKVAPDRTAFDVLTACFPAGTLSGAPKPRAMQIIDELEPSRRGLYGGCVGYLDFAGDSDTAIAIRTALLRDGTAYVQAGAGIVADSDPVAEDTECRNKAAAVLRAVHTANRLGK; from the coding sequence ATGGACCTCGAGGCCTTCCGCAAGCTGGCCACCGACCGCCGTGTCATCCCCGTCACGCGCAAGCTCCTGGCCGACGGCGACACCCCGGTCGCCCTCTACCGCAAGCTCGCCGCCGAGCGCCCCGGCACCTTCCTGCTGGAGTCAGCGGAGAACGGCCGCTCGTGGTCCCGCTACTCCTTCGTGGGCGTGCGCTCGGCCGCGACCCTGACCGCGCGTGACGGACAGGCGCACTGGCTCGGCACCCCACCGGTCGGCCTCCCCGTCGACGGCGACCCGCTGGCCGCCCTGCGCGCCACCATCGAGGCCCTGCACACCCCGCACCAGGAAGGCCTGCCGCCTTTCACCGGCGGCATGGTCGGCTACCTCGGCTACGACATCGTCCGCCGCCTGGAGAAGATCGGCCCCGGTGAGCGCGACGACCTGAAGCTCCCCGAGCTGACCATGCTCCTGACCAGCGACCTCGCCGTCATGGACCACTGGGAGGGCTCGGTCCTGCTGATCGCCAACGCGATCAACCACAACGACCTCGAAACCGGTGTCGACGAGGCCCACGCGGACGCGGTGGCCCGTCTGGACGCCATGGAGGCGGACCTGTCCCGCGCGGTCGCCCAGCCCCCGGCGGTCCTCCCGCCCTCCGAGCTGCCCGAGTACACCGCGCTCTGGGGCGGCCCCGACTTCCAGGAGGCCGTCGAGGACATCAAGGAGCGCATCCGGGCCGGCGAGGCCTTCCAGGTCGTCCCCTCGCAGCGCTTCGAGACGCCGTGCACGGCAAGCGCGTTGGACGTCTACCGGGTGCTGAGGGCCACGAACCCGTCCCCGTACATGTACCTGTTCCGCTTCGACGGCTTCGACGTCGTGGGCTCGTCCCCCGAGGCCCTGGTCAAGGTCGAGGACGGGCACGCCATGGTGCACCCCATCGCCGGCACCCGGTGGCGCGGGGCGACCCCGCAGGAGGACCAGGCCCTCGCCGACGAGCTGCTCGCCGACCCCAAGGAGCGCGCCGAGCACCTGATGCTGGTGGACCTCGGGCGCAACGACCTGGGGCGGGTCTGCGAGCCGGGCTCCGTCGAGGTCGTCGACTTCATGTCCGTGGAGCGGTACTCCCACGTGATGCACATCGTCTCCACCGTCACCGGCAAGGTCGCGCCGGACCGCACCGCCTTCGACGTCCTGACCGCCTGCTTCCCCGCGGGCACCCTCTCCGGCGCCCCCAAGCCCCGCGCGATGCAGATCATCGACGAACTGGAGCCGTCCCGGCGCGGGTTGTACGGCGGCTGCGTCGGCTACCTCGATTTCGCGGGCGACTCCGACACCGCGATCGCCATCCGCACGGCCCTCCTGCGCGACGGCACGGCCTACGTCCAGGCCGGCGCAGGCATCGTCGCCGACTCCGACCCGGTCGCCGAGGACACGGAGTGCCGCAACAAGGCCGCGGCGGTCCTGCGGGCGGTGCACACGGCGAACCGGCTCGGCAAGTAG
- a CDS encoding HGxxPAAW family protein: MAGSSHGHTPAAWTGVTIAFIGFCVAGAFMVMAQPAGFWAGMAIVVIGGVIGWIMSAMGMGMPKDAHKPLATSRPESADAKS; encoded by the coding sequence ATGGCGGGCAGCAGCCACGGTCACACCCCGGCCGCCTGGACCGGTGTCACTATCGCCTTCATCGGTTTCTGTGTCGCGGGCGCCTTCATGGTGATGGCCCAGCCGGCGGGCTTCTGGGCCGGTATGGCGATCGTGGTCATCGGCGGTGTCATCGGCTGGATCATGAGCGCCATGGGGATGGGCATGCCCAAGGACGCCCACAAGCCGCTCGCCACCTCGCGGCCCGAGTCGGCGGACGCCAAGAGCTGA
- a CDS encoding CoA transferase → MTETPLQGLRVLDTATLFAGPLAATLLGDFGAEVVKIEHPTKPDPSRGHGPSKDGIGLWWKVLGRNKRTITLDLSKPGGRTTFLKLAASADVVIENFRPGTLEKWDLGWPELSAVNPRLVLTRVTGFGQFGPYAHRPGFGTLAEAMSGFAAITGEPDAPPVLPPFGLADSIAGLATAYAVMTALAARDRTGEGQVVDMALIEPILTVLGPQPTWYDQLGHVQERTGNRSANNAPRNTYRTADGTWVAVSTSAQSIAERVMHLVGRPELIDEPWFATGAERAAHADVLDAAVGSWIARRSRADVLAAFEKAEAAVAPIQDVRDVLADPQYQALDTVTTVDDPELGPLRMQNVLFRLSSTPGAIRWAGRPHGADTDEILRELGLTEAELTALRTEGAL, encoded by the coding sequence ATGACCGAGACCCCCCTCCAAGGCCTGCGCGTGCTCGACACGGCCACCCTCTTCGCCGGCCCGCTCGCCGCCACCCTGCTCGGCGACTTCGGCGCGGAGGTCGTCAAGATCGAGCACCCCACCAAACCGGACCCCTCCCGCGGCCACGGCCCCTCGAAGGACGGCATCGGCCTGTGGTGGAAGGTCCTGGGCCGCAACAAGCGCACGATCACCCTGGACCTGTCCAAGCCGGGCGGCCGGACCACCTTCCTCAAGCTGGCCGCCTCCGCGGACGTGGTCATCGAGAACTTCCGCCCCGGCACCCTGGAGAAGTGGGACCTCGGCTGGCCCGAGCTGTCCGCCGTCAACCCCCGCCTGGTCCTCACCCGCGTCACGGGCTTCGGCCAGTTCGGCCCCTACGCCCACCGCCCCGGCTTCGGCACCCTCGCCGAGGCGATGAGCGGCTTCGCGGCGATCACCGGCGAGCCGGACGCGCCCCCGGTCCTGCCGCCCTTCGGCCTGGCCGACTCCATCGCGGGCCTGGCCACGGCGTACGCGGTGATGACGGCGCTCGCGGCCCGGGACCGCACGGGCGAGGGCCAGGTCGTCGACATGGCGCTCATCGAGCCGATCCTGACGGTCCTCGGCCCCCAGCCGACCTGGTACGACCAGCTCGGTCACGTCCAGGAGCGCACCGGCAACCGCTCCGCCAACAACGCCCCGCGCAACACCTACCGCACCGCCGACGGCACCTGGGTCGCCGTCTCCACCTCGGCCCAGTCGATCGCGGAACGCGTGATGCACCTGGTGGGCCGCCCGGAACTGATCGACGAGCCGTGGTTCGCGACGGGCGCCGAGCGGGCCGCCCACGCCGACGTCCTCGACGCTGCGGTCGGCTCCTGGATCGCCCGGCGCAGCCGCGCCGACGTCCTCGCGGCCTTCGAGAAGGCGGAGGCCGCGGTCGCCCCGATCCAGGACGTCCGGGACGTGCTGGCCGACCCGCAGTACCAGGCGCTCGACACCGTCACCACCGTCGACGATCCGGAACTCGGCCCCCTGCGCATGCAGAACGTCCTCTTCCGGCTCTCCTCGACCCCGGGCGCGATCCGCTGGGCGGGCCGCCCGCACGGCGCTGACACGGACGAGATCCTGCGGGAACTGGGCCTGACCGAGGCCGAGTTGACGGCCCTGCGCACGGAGGGCGCCCTGTGA
- the trpB gene encoding tryptophan synthase subunit beta, which translates to MPSEFFIPDPEGQVPSAEGYFGAFGGKFIPEALVAAVDEVAVEYDKAKHDPEFARELDDLLLNYTGRPSALTEVPRFAEHAGGARVFLKREDLNHTGSHKINNVLGQALLTKRMGKTRVIAETGAGQHGVATATACALFGLECTIYMGEIDTQRQALNVARMRMLGAEVIAVKSGSRTLKDAINEAFRDWVANVDRTHYLFGTVAGPHPFPAMVRDFHRVIGVEARRQLLERAGRLPDAAIACVGGGSNAIGLFHAFIPDTGVRLIGCEPAGHGVETGEHAATLTAGEPGILHGSRSYVLQDEEGQITEPYSISAGLDYPGIGPEHSYLKDTGRGEYRAVTDDAAMQALRLLSRTEGIIPAIESAHALAGALEVGRELGKDGLIVVNLSGRGDKDMDTAARYFGLYDTDAAVAADEAGTGAEIEGDAK; encoded by the coding sequence ATGCCCAGCGAGTTCTTCATCCCCGACCCCGAGGGTCAAGTCCCCAGCGCCGAGGGCTACTTCGGCGCGTTCGGCGGCAAGTTCATCCCGGAGGCCCTCGTCGCCGCCGTGGACGAGGTCGCCGTCGAGTACGACAAGGCCAAGCACGACCCCGAGTTCGCCCGCGAGCTCGACGACCTGCTCCTCAACTACACGGGCCGCCCGTCGGCGCTCACCGAGGTCCCCCGTTTCGCGGAGCACGCGGGCGGCGCCCGGGTCTTCCTCAAGCGGGAAGACCTCAACCACACCGGCTCCCACAAGATCAACAACGTGCTCGGCCAGGCCCTGCTCACCAAGCGCATGGGCAAGACCCGGGTGATCGCGGAGACCGGTGCCGGCCAGCACGGCGTCGCCACGGCCACCGCCTGCGCGCTCTTCGGCCTCGAGTGCACGATCTACATGGGCGAGATCGACACCCAGCGCCAGGCCCTCAACGTGGCCCGGATGCGCATGCTCGGCGCCGAGGTCATCGCCGTGAAGTCCGGCAGCCGCACGCTGAAGGACGCCATCAACGAGGCCTTCCGCGACTGGGTCGCCAACGTCGACCGCACCCACTACCTGTTCGGCACGGTCGCGGGACCGCACCCCTTCCCGGCCATGGTCCGCGACTTCCACCGGGTCATCGGCGTCGAGGCCCGCCGCCAGCTCCTGGAGCGAGCCGGCCGGCTGCCCGACGCGGCCATCGCCTGCGTCGGCGGCGGCTCGAACGCCATCGGCCTGTTCCACGCCTTCATCCCGGACACCGGGGTACGCCTCATCGGCTGCGAGCCCGCCGGGCACGGGGTGGAGACCGGCGAGCACGCGGCGACCCTCACCGCGGGCGAGCCCGGCATCCTGCACGGCTCCCGCTCCTACGTCCTCCAGGACGAGGAGGGCCAGATCACCGAGCCGTACTCCATCTCGGCCGGTCTGGACTACCCGGGCATCGGCCCCGAGCACTCCTACCTCAAGGACACCGGCCGCGGCGAGTACCGCGCGGTCACCGACGACGCGGCGATGCAGGCCCTGCGGCTGCTGTCGCGCACCGAGGGCATCATCCCGGCCATCGAGAGCGCCCACGCGCTGGCCGGCGCCCTGGAGGTCGGCAGGGAGCTCGGCAAGGACGGGCTGATCGTCGTCAACCTGTCCGGCCGCGGTGACAAGGACATGGACACGGCCGCACGCTACTTCGGCCTGTACGACACCGACGCCGCCGTCGCGGCGGACGAGGCCGGCACCGGCGCGGAGATCGAGGGGGACGCCAAGTGA
- the trpC gene encoding indole-3-glycerol phosphate synthase TrpC has translation MSVLDEIIDGVRADLAERQARVSLDELKERAAKAPAAKDGVAALRGDGVKVICEVKRSSPSKGALAAIADPAGLAADYEAGGAAVISVLTEQRRFGGSLADLEAVRARVDIPVLRKDFIVTSYQLWEARAYGADLALLIVAALEQPALESLIERAVSIGLTPLVEVHDEDEVERAVDAGAKIIGVNARNLKTLEVDRGTFERIAPEIPAHLVKVAESGVRGPHDLIAYANAGADAVLVGESLVTGKDPKTAVADLVAAGEHPALRHGRG, from the coding sequence GTGAGTGTGCTCGACGAGATCATCGACGGAGTCCGTGCCGACCTCGCGGAACGGCAGGCGCGCGTCAGCCTCGACGAGCTCAAGGAGCGCGCGGCGAAGGCTCCCGCGGCCAAGGACGGCGTGGCCGCACTGCGCGGCGACGGCGTCAAGGTCATCTGCGAGGTCAAGCGCTCCAGCCCCTCCAAGGGCGCGCTGGCCGCGATCGCCGACCCGGCGGGCCTCGCCGCCGACTACGAGGCGGGCGGCGCGGCCGTCATCTCCGTCCTCACCGAACAGCGCCGCTTCGGCGGTTCCCTGGCCGACCTGGAGGCCGTCCGCGCGCGCGTGGACATCCCGGTCCTGCGCAAGGACTTCATCGTCACGTCGTACCAGCTGTGGGAGGCCCGGGCCTACGGCGCCGACCTCGCGCTGCTCATCGTCGCGGCCCTGGAGCAGCCCGCCCTGGAGTCCCTGATCGAGCGCGCCGTGTCCATCGGGCTCACCCCGCTCGTCGAGGTCCACGACGAGGACGAGGTCGAGCGCGCGGTGGACGCCGGAGCGAAGATCATCGGCGTCAACGCGCGTAATCTCAAGACCCTTGAGGTCGACCGCGGCACGTTCGAGCGCATCGCCCCCGAGATCCCCGCCCACCTGGTCAAGGTCGCCGAGTCCGGCGTCCGCGGCCCGCACGACCTGATCGCCTACGCCAACGCCGGCGCCGACGCGGTCCTGGTGGGCGAGTCCCTGGTCACCGGCAAGGACCCGAAGACGGCGGTCGCGGACCTGGTGGCGGCGGGCGAGCACCCCGCACTGCGCCACGGGCGCGGATGA
- a CDS encoding TIGR02234 family membrane protein: MGYVTAVPHPRSEAAGPARAGRLSLAVALLGGALGAAVALLATRQQWAEGTATVAGGAFPLTAKGSDVTGVPAALAIVGLAALVAVFAVRRAGRLLVAGVLALSGAGIAAAALFGASDSSALDEQAAKASGDTSATVASLSHTAWPYVAVVGGALILLAGLLALRYGRLWPAMSGRYERDGAPRVRRKAAVVDPDRPEDIWKALDRGEDPTGA; this comes from the coding sequence GTGGGGTACGTGACTGCCGTACCCCACCCCCGTTCCGAAGCCGCCGGACCCGCCAGGGCCGGACGTCTGAGTCTCGCCGTCGCCCTGCTGGGCGGCGCGCTCGGCGCCGCCGTGGCGTTGCTGGCCACCCGTCAGCAGTGGGCGGAGGGCACCGCGACCGTGGCCGGCGGCGCCTTCCCCCTGACCGCCAAGGGCAGTGACGTCACGGGCGTCCCCGCCGCCCTGGCCATAGTGGGCCTCGCCGCGCTCGTCGCCGTCTTCGCCGTCCGCAGGGCGGGCCGTCTCCTGGTCGCCGGGGTGCTCGCGCTCTCCGGCGCGGGAATCGCCGCCGCGGCGCTGTTCGGGGCGAGCGATTCGTCCGCGCTGGACGAGCAGGCGGCGAAGGCGTCCGGGGACACGTCGGCGACGGTCGCTTCCCTCTCGCACACCGCCTGGCCGTATGTCGCCGTGGTGGGGGGTGCGCTGATTCTCCTGGCCGGGTTGCTCGCTCTTCGGTACGGGCGGTTGTGGCCCGCGATGTCGGGGCGGTACGAGCGGGACGGGGCGCCTCGGGTACGGCGTAAGGCCGCTGTCGTGGACCCTGACCGGCCCGAGGACATCTGGAAGGCGCTTGACCGGGGAGAAGATCCAACGGGGGCGTGA